A window from Citrus sinensis cultivar Valencia sweet orange chromosome 5, DVS_A1.0, whole genome shotgun sequence encodes these proteins:
- the LOC127902043 gene encoding secreted RxLR effector protein 161-like: MAKGDKFSLNQCPKNDFEEKEMQKIPYASILGSLMYVQVVQYLQRTKDYMFTYRRSNQLEIIGYTNSDFVGCQDSMKSTSSYIYLLAGGAVSWKSAK, from the exons ATGGCTAAAGGAGACAAGTTTAGTCTCAATCAGTGCcctaaaaatgattttgaggaaaaagaaatgcagaAGATTCCTTATGCATCAATATTAGGAAGTTTGATGTATGTTCAG GTTGTGCAGTACTTACAGAGAACAAAAGACTACATGTTCACATATCGGAGGTCGAATCAGCTTGAGATCATTGGGTATACTAACTCTGATTTTGTTGGATGCCAAGATAGTATGAAATCCACTTCGAGTTACATCTATCTGCTGGCTGGGGGTGCTGTCTCTTGGAAGAGTGCTAAATAG